Proteins encoded together in one Myxocyprinus asiaticus isolate MX2 ecotype Aquarium Trade chromosome 21, UBuf_Myxa_2, whole genome shotgun sequence window:
- the LOC127412448 gene encoding ubiquitin-conjugating enzyme E2 D2-like isoform X2, translating into MALKRIQKELTDLARDPPAQCSAGPVGDDVFHWQATIMGPNESPYQGGVFFLTIHFPTDYPFKPPKVAFTTRIYHPNINSNGSICLDILRSQWSPALTISKVLLSICSLLCDPNPDDPLVPEIARIYKTDTEKYNRIAREWTQKYAM; encoded by the exons ATGGCGCTTAAACGAATCCAAAAG GAATTGACTGATTTGGCACGTGATCCTCCGGCACAATGTTCAGCAGGTCCAGTAGGGGATGATG TGTTCCATTGGCAGGCAACAATCATGGGCCCT AATGAAAGTCCATATCAGGGTGGTGTTTTTTTCCTAACCATACACTTCCCAACAGATTACCCCTTTAAACCACCAAAG GTTGCATTTACTACAAGAATTTACCATCCTAACATTAACAGTAATGGCAGCATCTGTCTGGATATCCTCAGGTCTCAGTGGTCACCTGCACTTACTATTTCTAAAG TTCTCCTGTCCATCTGCTCACTCTTATGTGACCCTAATCCAGACGACCCTCTTGTGCCAGAGATTGCCCGAATCTATAAAACGGACACAGAAAA